From the Solibacillus sp. FSL R5-0449 genome, one window contains:
- a CDS encoding beta-propeller domain-containing protein, translating to MKNGKLFGMGLVATLVAVIALGYFMLAKNTEVQATGILFEGETYSITLKQPITGKSLTDGSILVVDENGNNAKVKLSVDQAGTALSVDGLSVGKYTLQIKQTAYTKKAKSQQEQSVALEVVRKVEKLTSTEDLKDYFRAFIAQENAISSSSNNMVEMESSMSMESKDLGSGGPSYSTTNNQVEGIEEGDITITDGQSIYTIVDNKVVIVDAKTMKVVKRLKVGKDIYPSHLMLHDQTLIVGYTQYVETQREPYYDGKSVTKIAFYDVKDAKNPTLVREVGHDGDITSIRKAGNYLYVVSSRMPNYWLLQETPDVELRPSTYDGEKETVMQVDKIRMLPESNEPNYLIVSAIDVSNIKSDAWKTESFLGNSGQMYMSENAIYIASMNHYRFWPLMERTSLEDTVSSTMPVNQNDETTIYKISIDKTAVKMTAQGKVPGSVLNQFSMDEHDGNVRIATTEGSAWGTTANSKNHLFILDENLKQVGAVNDLAKGERIYSARFMGDKAYLVTFKETDPLFVIDTKNPTAPKVLGELKIPGFSNYLHPIGENHLLGIGYDTEVRMEEGSKEPVVYTKGMKLSLFDVTDFNNPKEQQAVVIGGRGTYSPVQYDHKALFRDSRQNYYGFPVTIYSPTDEEDQLKYEGTGAYIYKVTPKGIELAADMIEKARPGEQYEDSYNVVQRLLYIDDELFTVSRSKVTSFNGKTFKKQKVIGF from the coding sequence AACGGATGGGTCCATTCTTGTTGTCGATGAAAACGGCAATAACGCGAAAGTGAAATTATCGGTTGATCAAGCCGGGACTGCTTTGTCTGTTGATGGGCTTAGTGTAGGGAAATATACACTACAGATTAAGCAAACAGCCTACACGAAAAAAGCGAAGTCGCAGCAGGAACAGTCGGTAGCACTTGAAGTTGTTAGGAAAGTGGAAAAACTTACTTCAACGGAAGACTTAAAAGATTACTTTAGGGCATTTATCGCCCAGGAAAATGCGATATCGAGCAGCTCTAATAATATGGTAGAAATGGAATCATCGATGTCGATGGAAAGCAAAGATTTAGGCAGTGGCGGGCCGAGTTACTCTACAACGAACAACCAGGTGGAAGGCATTGAAGAAGGGGATATAACGATTACGGACGGCCAATCGATTTATACGATTGTCGACAATAAAGTAGTCATTGTTGATGCAAAAACGATGAAGGTAGTAAAGCGTTTAAAGGTCGGCAAAGATATTTATCCATCACATTTAATGCTGCATGATCAAACATTGATCGTCGGATACACACAGTATGTGGAAACACAAAGAGAACCGTATTATGACGGGAAATCAGTTACGAAAATTGCCTTTTATGATGTAAAAGATGCAAAAAATCCAACGTTAGTACGTGAAGTAGGGCATGATGGGGATATTACAAGTATCCGTAAAGCGGGCAATTACCTTTACGTTGTATCCAGTCGTATGCCGAACTACTGGCTGCTGCAGGAAACACCGGATGTAGAGCTCCGTCCATCTACTTATGACGGGGAGAAGGAAACTGTTATGCAGGTTGATAAAATTCGTATGCTGCCTGAAAGCAATGAACCGAATTATTTAATCGTATCAGCAATCGATGTGAGCAATATAAAATCGGACGCATGGAAAACAGAGAGCTTCCTAGGGAATAGCGGGCAAATGTATATGTCGGAAAACGCAATCTATATTGCTTCGATGAATCATTACCGTTTCTGGCCATTAATGGAGCGCACGTCTCTTGAAGACACGGTATCCAGTACAATGCCGGTAAATCAAAACGATGAAACGACAATTTATAAAATTTCAATTGATAAAACAGCGGTAAAAATGACAGCGCAAGGTAAAGTGCCTGGTTCTGTTTTGAATCAATTTTCAATGGATGAACACGACGGGAATGTTCGCATCGCTACTACAGAAGGCAGTGCATGGGGAACAACGGCCAATTCGAAAAACCACCTCTTCATTTTGGATGAAAACTTAAAACAAGTAGGTGCGGTCAATGATCTGGCGAAAGGGGAACGCATTTACTCCGCTCGCTTCATGGGTGACAAAGCGTATTTAGTAACATTTAAAGAAACGGATCCGCTCTTTGTCATTGATACGAAAAATCCGACAGCGCCGAAAGTATTGGGAGAGCTGAAAATTCCTGGCTTCAGTAATTACTTGCATCCAATTGGCGAAAATCACTTGTTAGGTATTGGCTACGATACGGAAGTGCGGATGGAGGAAGGTTCAAAAGAGCCGGTTGTCTATACAAAAGGCATGAAATTGAGCCTGTTTGATGTGACGGATTTCAATAACCCGAAAGAACAGCAGGCAGTTGTAATCGGCGGTCGTGGTACTTATTCTCCTGTACAGTACGATCATAAAGCACTGTTCAGAGATTCACGTCAAAACTATTACGGCTTCCCGGTTACGATTTATTCGCCAACAGATGAGGAAGACCAGCTGAAATACGAAGGAACAGGTGCTTATATTTACAAAGTAACGCCTAAAGGAATCGAACTTGCAGCGGACATGATCGAAAAGGCGCGTCCTGGTGAACAATATGAAGATTCGTATAATGTTGTACAACGTCTTCTTTATATTGATGATGAGCTGTTTACCGTGTCTCGTTCAAAAGTGACGAGCTTCAACGGGAAAACATTTAAAAAGCAAAAGGTGATAGGTTTCTAA
- a CDS encoding ABC transporter ATP-binding protein gives MIKVTNLQHTFSIGKRGKERQVPVLRDVSFDVKKGEIVAVVGKSGSGKSTLLQILAGFMKPEHGSIVVNAQEIAAFNEVQSAKFRLENFGFIFQNFQLMPSLTAFENIELPLKLQGMNVSERRKRVEVIMKKVGLTEVTDHYPNELSGGQQQRVSIARALVTNAPILLADEPTGSLDSETEQDILMLIQQLNRELDLTFIIITHDEEVAMIADKRYRMHDGQLVKEGEHNAF, from the coding sequence ATGATTAAAGTAACGAATTTACAACATACATTTTCCATCGGTAAACGCGGAAAGGAAAGACAGGTTCCGGTACTGAGAGATGTATCATTTGATGTAAAGAAGGGGGAAATCGTCGCAGTCGTCGGGAAAAGTGGATCAGGTAAATCGACACTGCTTCAGATTTTGGCGGGTTTTATGAAGCCGGAACACGGTTCGATTGTAGTAAATGCACAGGAAATTGCGGCATTTAATGAAGTTCAGAGTGCAAAATTCCGTTTAGAAAACTTCGGGTTTATTTTTCAAAACTTTCAGCTCATGCCAAGTTTGACGGCCTTTGAAAATATTGAACTACCGTTAAAGCTGCAAGGGATGAATGTATCGGAGCGCAGAAAACGGGTTGAAGTGATTATGAAAAAGGTCGGGTTAACTGAAGTGACGGACCATTATCCGAATGAATTATCAGGCGGTCAACAACAGCGTGTTAGTATTGCACGTGCCCTTGTGACGAACGCACCGATTTTGTTGGCGGATGAGCCGACAGGGAGCCTCGATTCAGAAACAGAACAGGATATTTTAATGCTGATCCAGCAGTTGAACCGTGAATTGGATCTGACATTCATTATTATTACGCATGATGAGGAAGTTGCGATGATTGCGGACAAGCGCTATCGCATGCACGATGGTCAATTGGTGAAAGAAGGTGAACACAATGCTTTTTAA
- a CDS encoding FtsX-like permease family protein, producing MLFKDQVNFVMQHIKKNKLRVFMTVLAATMGCAFLIVLASIGFGLQDSIEDEILSSETVTKIEVLGSQALFTEEEVADIEGVENVQTVLKTTSVDANVAGYMGDRDTSTSLRLVDFTDYAAVSKPLSEGKYPVNENEIIVGYHFGQTLLNEADRKLVEEKSKAAEAEGTYYDGAEEGYKDSLIGKEVEITLSTHEQPDVLSDRKTYTIVGVMPEPAYEWAIENRIYMMDEQREVIENMYSQAIADLEVASDFELFSERFDIYADSLEYVKPILEELRGKGYGVYSVTEQLDELNVFFLVLKAGLVFVGTIAVLIASIGIFNTMTMAVTERTREIGVLKAIGASPKLIQRLFLMESTFIGVIGTVLAIAISYVVSFASNALLPIILKAATGEDGFNNVQFSAIPWQLVVIAAAISIGVAMISGLRPARKATKIEVMQALRQEL from the coding sequence ATGCTTTTTAAAGATCAGGTAAATTTTGTGATGCAGCATATTAAGAAAAATAAACTGCGTGTATTTATGACGGTACTTGCCGCAACGATGGGCTGTGCATTTTTAATCGTACTTGCTTCGATCGGCTTTGGCTTACAGGATTCAATTGAAGATGAGATTCTATCGAGTGAAACGGTGACTAAAATTGAAGTGCTTGGCAGCCAAGCGTTGTTTACTGAAGAGGAAGTAGCAGATATCGAAGGGGTAGAAAATGTCCAGACGGTATTAAAAACGACAAGTGTGGATGCGAATGTAGCAGGCTATATGGGAGACCGTGACACGTCTACATCACTGCGTTTAGTTGACTTTACTGATTATGCAGCTGTATCGAAACCTTTATCGGAAGGGAAATACCCTGTAAACGAAAATGAAATTATTGTCGGCTATCATTTCGGCCAAACATTATTGAATGAAGCGGACCGCAAATTAGTTGAGGAAAAATCAAAGGCAGCAGAAGCAGAAGGCACTTATTACGATGGTGCTGAAGAAGGGTATAAGGATTCGCTTATTGGTAAGGAAGTGGAAATTACCCTAAGTACACATGAACAGCCAGATGTACTGTCAGATCGTAAGACATATACGATTGTCGGTGTTATGCCTGAGCCGGCTTATGAGTGGGCAATTGAAAACAGAATTTATATGATGGATGAGCAACGTGAAGTGATTGAAAATATGTATAGCCAAGCAATTGCCGATCTAGAGGTTGCCAGTGATTTTGAACTGTTTTCTGAGCGCTTCGATATTTATGCGGATAGTTTGGAATATGTGAAGCCGATTTTAGAAGAATTACGCGGAAAAGGCTACGGTGTGTATTCCGTTACCGAACAGTTGGATGAGTTGAATGTCTTCTTCCTAGTATTGAAAGCCGGACTTGTTTTTGTAGGAACAATCGCTGTACTGATTGCATCAATCGGTATCTTCAACACGATGACAATGGCGGTAACAGAACGTACGCGTGAGATCGGTGTATTAAAAGCGATTGGTGCCAGCCCGAAACTGATTCAACGACTGTTTTTAATGGAAAGTACGTTTATCGGGGTTATTGGAACTGTTCTTGCAATTGCAATTTCATATGTTGTAAGCTTTGCATCGAATGCGCTATTGCCGATTATTTTAAAGGCAGCAACTGGCGAAGATGGATTCAATAATGTTCAATTTTCAGCAATTCCTTGGCAGCTTGTAGTGATTGCAGCAGCGATCAGTATTGGTGTGGCAATGATTTCAGGTTTACGCCCCGCACGTAAAGCAACGAAAATTGAAGTTATGCAGGCGTTAAGACAGGAATTATAG
- a CDS encoding SH3 domain-containing protein has protein sequence MKNLTILIMALVFIGSLFVMNNENAQAADFEKAFAKKTILVKSAPGESYKTLGKLKAKSSVKVYGGVPIGTDQEDTSSADQYGWSKIKYNGKYAYVPTHDLKFEHPSAWAPGVKAKAIAEIKEQFVSKNDKIRLVYDRNSYYELFIQKDGKGEYQYLVYINCKTGWWHG, from the coding sequence ATGAAAAACTTAACAATTTTAATAATGGCCCTTGTTTTTATCGGGAGCCTTTTTGTCATGAACAATGAAAATGCTCAAGCCGCTGATTTTGAAAAAGCTTTTGCAAAGAAAACAATACTTGTAAAATCTGCACCAGGCGAATCCTATAAAACGCTCGGTAAACTTAAAGCGAAATCTTCTGTAAAAGTATACGGCGGTGTTCCAATCGGTACGGATCAGGAAGACACATCATCAGCTGATCAGTATGGATGGTCAAAAATTAAGTACAATGGCAAATATGCATATGTTCCAACACATGACCTGAAATTTGAGCATCCATCTGCTTGGGCGCCGGGTGTAAAAGCAAAGGCTATCGCGGAAATCAAGGAACAATTCGTTTCGAAAAACGATAAAATACGTTTAGTGTATGATAGAAATTCTTATTATGAACTGTTTATTCAAAAGGATGGCAAAGGCGAGTATCAATATTTAGTCTATATCAATTGTAAAACCGGTTGGTGGCACGGGTGA
- a CDS encoding GlsB/YeaQ/YmgE family stress response membrane protein, whose amino-acid sequence MSFLWFLIIGGVIGWLAGVILGKDIPGGIIGNIIAGIIGAWIGGMLLGSWGPKVSDFYIFPALIGAIILVFIVSFIMKSMRRAS is encoded by the coding sequence ATGAGTTTTCTTTGGTTTTTAATTATTGGTGGAGTTATCGGTTGGCTTGCAGGAGTTATTTTAGGTAAAGATATCCCAGGCGGAATTATTGGTAATATTATTGCAGGTATTATTGGTGCATGGATTGGTGGTATGCTTCTAGGAAGTTGGGGACCTAAAGTTTCTGATTTCTATATCTTCCCTGCTCTAATAGGTGCGATTATACTTGTATTCATTGTAAGCTTTATCATGAAATCAATGCGTAGAGCTTCATAA
- a CDS encoding biotin-dependent carboxyltransferase family protein, producing MLKVIKPGLFSTVQDAGRTGYQQYGVIVSGVMDAIAFRIGNALLKQYNKAAIEMTLIGGTFEFLKTTAIVLAGGKMHATVNDNPVPMYKVIPIRRGDVLKCGAIENGARSYLCIAGGFSVEEILGSCSTYIKASFGGFLGRTLQVNDLISYEESFNPYHTYQVNTDQFYERKHIRLLKGTEWHEFSPQMQQRFIEQHYTISLEADRMGYRLEGQNVISLEKPFNLLSEAVTIGTIQLPPSGQPILLMADRQTTGGYPKIAQIISADIHKVAQLRPKQPLHFELVTLEQAEQAYFQLEQQLRLLETLLKN from the coding sequence ATGCTAAAAGTAATCAAACCCGGATTGTTCAGCACTGTTCAAGATGCAGGGCGTACGGGATATCAGCAATACGGTGTTATTGTAAGTGGTGTCATGGATGCAATCGCTTTTCGCATCGGAAATGCCCTACTGAAACAGTACAATAAAGCAGCAATTGAAATGACATTAATTGGCGGCACATTCGAATTTCTGAAAACGACTGCAATTGTATTGGCGGGCGGAAAAATGCACGCAACAGTTAACGATAACCCGGTCCCGATGTATAAAGTAATCCCCATCAGAAGAGGTGATGTATTAAAATGCGGTGCCATTGAAAACGGCGCAAGAAGCTATTTATGTATTGCGGGCGGCTTTTCTGTTGAGGAAATACTCGGCAGTTGCAGTACTTATATAAAAGCAAGCTTTGGTGGTTTTCTTGGACGAACGCTTCAAGTGAATGATTTGATTTCTTATGAAGAATCGTTCAATCCGTATCATACATATCAAGTAAACACAGATCAGTTTTATGAACGAAAGCACATCCGCCTATTAAAAGGGACCGAATGGCATGAATTCAGCCCTCAAATGCAGCAACGCTTCATCGAACAGCACTATACCATTTCGCTTGAAGCCGATCGAATGGGTTACCGGCTGGAAGGACAAAATGTAATTTCACTGGAAAAACCATTTAATTTGCTTTCTGAAGCCGTTACAATTGGGACGATTCAGCTCCCTCCAAGCGGACAGCCTATTTTACTGATGGCAGATCGACAAACAACAGGCGGCTATCCAAAAATCGCTCAAATTATTTCGGCCGATATACATAAAGTTGCACAGCTCAGACCGAAACAGCCACTTCATTTTGAACTGGTCACACTCGAACAGGCAGAACAAGCGTATTTTCAACTCGAACAACAGCTGAGATTATTGGAAACCCTTTTGAAAAACTAG
- a CDS encoding 5-oxoprolinase subunit PxpA, translated as MFQVDINCDLGESFGRYRLGEQEEILRYITSANIACGFHAGDPSVMRETVELAIKNNVQIGAHPGLPDLNGFGRREMKISWQEAYDLVVYQIGALQGFLTAKGVKMQHVKPHGALYNMAAVNEELADAIAKAVHDVSPGLLLYGLASSQLTAAGEKYGLQTIHEVFADRTYQADGTLTSRSMTNALITDEAKAIAQIIEMVKEGTVTSVHHTKVALQAHSICVHGDGEHAVQFAKRARLELEQQGVAVKAFK; from the coding sequence ATGTTTCAAGTAGATATTAATTGTGATTTGGGAGAAAGCTTTGGACGTTATAGGCTGGGGGAGCAAGAGGAGATTCTTCGTTATATTACGTCCGCCAATATTGCCTGCGGATTTCATGCAGGAGATCCGTCTGTCATGCGTGAAACGGTAGAGCTTGCGATTAAGAATAATGTACAAATCGGTGCGCATCCAGGACTACCGGATTTAAACGGTTTCGGGAGAAGAGAAATGAAAATCTCATGGCAGGAAGCATATGATCTGGTTGTTTATCAAATTGGTGCACTACAAGGTTTTTTGACAGCAAAAGGCGTGAAGATGCAGCATGTGAAACCGCACGGAGCGCTTTATAATATGGCGGCGGTAAATGAGGAGCTTGCCGATGCTATTGCAAAGGCTGTTCATGATGTATCACCAGGACTTCTTTTATATGGTTTGGCATCAAGTCAGTTAACGGCTGCCGGTGAAAAATACGGCTTACAAACAATCCATGAAGTATTTGCGGATCGTACATATCAGGCGGATGGTACATTAACATCCCGCTCTATGACAAATGCGCTCATTACAGATGAGGCAAAAGCGATTGCTCAAATTATTGAAATGGTGAAGGAGGGGACCGTTACCTCTGTTCATCATACGAAAGTGGCATTGCAGGCTCATAGTATTTGTGTACATGGAGACGGTGAACATGCCGTGCAATTTGCAAAACGCGCACGTCTGGAACTGGAACAGCAGGGGGTAGCGGTTAAAGCATTTAAGTGA
- a CDS encoding polysaccharide deacetylase family protein, whose translation MTNPYRKRRGPWIDLLLIGAIGVLGAIIVFLTFISDDPIFRQTDKTSAKEHTITEEASKFPGIKIVTDQSDDKKMPYTVQYPLTEYEAFNSAVTTYIEQSKQYYISMMRLQQDSKKLTGDLTITVETFEHDHYYSFVLTNNTVLTTEEKQTTIETFLIDYETGDLIDIRALLNEDLASLKTFAAHVQSEMLKNPAYKEYVLEKELAFATEPKWRLFKRFALKDDSLFIYFNEGEVTKPEAGVPVVEIPLSFINPLLASDFQIEMQSETTIIPTDKESSKKRIALTFDDGPHPEVTKQILALLEKYNAKATFFMLGSRAQYYPGLVREVLDSGHELGNHTWSHPVLTKMTPAEIEKEYNSTEEAIIHATGENSTVFRPPYGAINDDVRNTIPCKSVNWTIDTLDWKYRDSEKLFPMVKKALHNNAIVLMHDIHQSTVDGLEPVLAYLQKEGYEFLTVSEILPYH comes from the coding sequence ATGACAAACCCTTACAGAAAACGGCGTGGTCCTTGGATTGACTTACTTCTTATTGGCGCGATCGGTGTTTTAGGTGCCATTATCGTGTTTTTAACTTTTATAAGCGATGACCCGATTTTCCGGCAAACCGATAAAACATCCGCTAAAGAACATACGATCACAGAGGAAGCATCAAAATTCCCTGGTATAAAAATTGTCACTGATCAGTCAGATGACAAGAAAATGCCCTATACCGTTCAGTATCCGCTAACGGAATATGAAGCTTTTAATAGCGCGGTAACGACATATATAGAACAATCAAAGCAATATTACATAAGCATGATGCGCCTGCAGCAGGACTCAAAGAAGTTAACAGGCGACCTTACGATAACTGTTGAAACATTCGAGCATGATCATTATTACTCCTTTGTTTTAACGAATAATACGGTTTTAACTACCGAAGAGAAGCAAACAACGATCGAAACATTTCTCATTGATTATGAAACAGGCGATTTGATCGATATACGTGCTCTTTTAAATGAGGATTTAGCCAGTCTGAAAACTTTTGCAGCACATGTGCAATCGGAAATGCTTAAAAACCCAGCTTATAAAGAGTATGTATTAGAAAAGGAGCTCGCATTCGCTACCGAGCCAAAATGGCGTTTATTTAAACGTTTTGCTTTGAAAGACGACTCGCTTTTTATTTATTTCAATGAAGGTGAAGTGACAAAACCGGAAGCAGGTGTTCCGGTAGTGGAAATTCCTTTGTCATTCATCAACCCGCTTCTGGCTTCTGATTTCCAAATAGAAATGCAATCTGAAACTACGATTATTCCTACTGATAAAGAATCATCGAAAAAACGGATCGCCCTTACATTTGATGATGGTCCTCATCCGGAAGTAACGAAGCAGATTTTAGCGCTTCTGGAAAAGTACAATGCCAAGGCCACTTTCTTTATGCTTGGAAGCCGGGCGCAATATTATCCGGGCTTAGTACGTGAAGTGCTGGATAGTGGGCATGAACTCGGTAATCATACGTGGTCACACCCTGTTTTAACGAAAATGACTCCAGCTGAAATTGAAAAGGAGTACAATTCTACCGAGGAAGCAATTATCCATGCGACGGGTGAAAATTCAACTGTTTTCCGTCCTCCTTATGGGGCGATTAATGATGATGTGCGAAACACGATTCCATGTAAATCGGTCAACTGGACGATTGATACACTTGACTGGAAGTACCGCGATTCGGAAAAATTGTTCCCGATGGTGAAAAAGGCATTGCATAATAATGCAATCGTTTTAATGCATGATATCCACCAATCTACGGTAGATGGACTGGAACCTGTCCTTGCCTACCTACAAAAGGAAGGCTATGAATTTTTAACGGTTTCAGAGATTTTGCCGTATCATTAA
- a CDS encoding threonine/serine exporter family protein, translating to MNAENTELALDCFLLAGRIMIESGAETYRVEDTMLRMARSQNMMNAQSYVTPTGIIFSLGKTQPTQITSIPTRITDLHRIVLVNNVSRKLTSQMITLEQAYDELKKIEKTNYFLPIFVQVLAACLASSAFLLLFKGTISDIPAAFVAGGVGLYIVTILHNMTRVKFFSEFLASVGVGAVAYIAVHFNVGTEIDKIIIGSVMPLVPGLLITNAVRDLMAGHFTAGMAKGAEAFLTAFAIGSGIALVLSL from the coding sequence ATGAATGCTGAAAATACGGAACTGGCGCTCGACTGCTTTTTGCTTGCAGGTCGTATTATGATTGAAAGCGGTGCTGAAACGTATCGAGTGGAAGATACAATGCTCAGAATGGCCCGTTCTCAAAATATGATGAATGCACAAAGCTATGTGACGCCGACAGGTATTATTTTCTCTCTAGGTAAAACGCAGCCTACACAAATTACATCGATTCCAACACGAATTACGGATTTACATCGAATTGTGCTTGTAAACAATGTTTCACGTAAGCTTACATCTCAAATGATAACATTAGAGCAGGCGTATGACGAGTTAAAGAAGATAGAAAAAACAAATTATTTCCTCCCGATTTTTGTTCAAGTTTTGGCGGCATGTTTAGCGAGTAGTGCCTTTTTACTGCTGTTTAAAGGGACGATTTCGGATATCCCGGCAGCCTTTGTTGCAGGTGGTGTCGGCCTGTATATTGTGACGATTCTTCATAATATGACACGTGTTAAATTTTTCTCCGAGTTTTTAGCATCGGTAGGGGTAGGTGCTGTTGCATATATCGCAGTACATTTTAATGTCGGTACGGAAATAGACAAAATTATTATCGGTTCGGTCATGCCTCTCGTGCCGGGTCTGCTCATTACGAATGCAGTCCGCGATTTAATGGCAGGACATTTCACGGCTGGGATGGCAAAAGGTGCCGAAGCCTTTTTAACGGCGTTTGCGATCGGTTCAGGTATTGCACTTGTGCTTTCGCTATAA
- a CDS encoding threonine/serine exporter family protein, producing MEHVLVQIFISFIATACFGVIFNAPIKTIPACGFVGAVGWAVYYVLFEGGLDDVRASFLGAFVVSLVAYFFARKFRMPMIIFSVSGIIPLVPGGIAYSTMRNVMELDYIAGLENGIRAFMISGAIAMGLVFAEVMMQIILRLMRKGRTSIQSFTKVKKRSS from the coding sequence GTGGAACATGTGTTAGTTCAAATCTTTATCAGTTTTATTGCGACCGCCTGTTTTGGTGTTATTTTTAATGCCCCGATTAAAACAATTCCGGCATGTGGTTTCGTCGGCGCTGTCGGGTGGGCGGTATATTATGTTCTGTTCGAAGGCGGACTGGATGATGTTCGCGCATCCTTTCTTGGGGCATTTGTCGTTTCTTTAGTAGCATATTTCTTTGCGCGTAAATTTAGGATGCCGATGATCATATTTAGTGTTTCCGGAATAATTCCGCTCGTACCAGGGGGCATTGCATACAGTACGATGCGCAATGTGATGGAGCTTGATTATATTGCAGGGCTGGAAAATGGAATCCGGGCATTTATGATTTCGGGCGCAATTGCGATGGGACTTGTATTTGCGGAAGTCATGATGCAGATTATCCTGCGCTTAATGAGAAAAGGGAGAACTTCGATTCAATCTTTTACAAAAGTAAAAAAGAGAAGCTCGTAA